The Paenibacillus mucilaginosus 3016 genome includes the window TGCATGGAAGTACCTCCTCTCAATTACGAAATCATGTGATTCCCGTTCAAAAATTAACGCTTGCCCGTTTTCTTGTCCGAATCCGTGTGACCTTTGTAAGTACGGGTTGGAGCGAATTCACCAAGCTTATGTCCGACCATATCTTCCGTCACGTATACCGGCACGTGCTTTCTACCATCATAAACAGCGAAAGTGTGGCCGATGAATTGCGGGAAAATCGTGGAACGGCGAGACCAAGTTTTGATAACCTGCTTCTTGGAAGCTTCGTTCATGTCTTCAACCTTCTTCAGAAGGTAGCCATCGATAAAAGGACCTTTTTTCAAACTGCGACCCATGCGTTGTTCCTCCCTTCTTTAAGCAAAGCGTAAATCGTATTACTTCGTGCGGCGACGAATAATGTACTGATTCGAAGCTTTGTTCTTCTTGCGTGTCTTGTAACCGAGCGTCGGCTTGCCCCAAGGAGACATTGGAGATTTGCGTCCGATCGGGGAACGGCCTTCACCACCACCGTGCGGGTGATCGTTAGGGTTCATGACGGAACCACGAACTTCCGGTCTTTGTCCGAGCCAGCGGGAACGGCCAGCTTTACCGATTTTGATAAGCTCATAATCCTCGTTACCAACGGAACCAACGGTTGCGCGGCAAACTTTCAGGATTCTTCTCATTTCGCCGGAGGAAAGACGTACGATAACGTACTGATCTTCTTTACCGAGCAGTTGAGCTTCCGTACCGGCTGCGCGAACCAGTTGGCCGCCTTTGCCTGGCTTCAGCTCGATGTTGTGGATAACCGTACCGACAGGGATGTTCTCCATCGGAAGAGCGTTGCCGACCTTAATATCAGCCGTTGGGCCGGATACTACTTGATCGTCCACTTTCAGACCTTTAGGAGCGATGATGTAACGCTTCTCGCCATCCACATAGTGGATCAGAGCGATGTTAGCGGAACGGTTCGGGTCGTACTCAATTGTAGCAACGCGACCTGGTATTCCATCTTTGTTACGCTTGAAGTCGATGATCCGGTACTTACGCTTGTGTCCGCCGCCTTGGTGACGAACCGTAATTTTACCTTGGTTGTTACGTCCAGCCTTTTTGCTCAAAGGAGCAAGCAGCGATTTCTCCGGAGTGGATGTTGTGATTTCTTCAAATGTCGAAACCGACATCGCACGTCTCGCAGGTGACGTTGGTTTGTACTTTTTAATTGGCACGTGGATTCCCTCCTTACTTTAGAAAGTTACTTATACCGATTCAAAGAATTCCAGTTCTTTGCTGTCCGCACTAAGGGTTACAATGGCTTTCTTCCATTCGGAAGTATAACCGGAGTAACGGCCATAACGCTTCGGCTTCGCCGGCATTCTCAACGTGTTAACATTCGAAACCTTCACTTTGAAGATCTGCTCGATTGCTTGTTTCACTTCCGTCTTGTTGGAACGGATGTCAACTTCGAACACGTATTTCTTGTCCGCCATCATTTCGCTGGAACGTTCGGTAATGATCGGGCGCTTAATAATATCGCGAGGGTTCTTCATTACGCAAACACCTCCTCTACCTTTTGCACCGCGTCCTTCGTAATGATCAGCTTGTCGTAGACCATAACATCCAGTACGTTGATTCCTTCAGCGACAACGAACTTCACGCCAGGAATGTTACGTGCAGAGAGTGCTACGTTCTCTTCGTAAGCAGCCGTTACAACCAGAGCCTTGCGATCCACTTTAAGGTTATTCAAGATTGCAGCAAATTCTTTTGTCTTTGGAGCAGCCATTTGAAGCTGGTCAAGAACGATAATCTCGCTCGACTTCACCTTGGAAGACAACGCAGATTTGATCGCCAGACGACGAACTTTCTTAGGCAGTTTGTAGGAGTAGCTGCGCGGAGTTGGTCCGAAGACGATACCGCCGCCTTTCCATTGCGGGGAACGGATGGAACCTTGACGCGCACGACCTGTACCTTTTTGTTTCCAAGGTTTACGGCCACCACCGCGAACTTCCGAACGACCTTTGGTTTTGTGCGTACCTGCACGAAGGGATGCGCGCTGCATCAGGACAGCTTCATTCAAGACATGAAGATGAGGCTCGATGCCGAATACCGATTCAGCCAGCTCCACTTCACCAACTTGAGCACCACTCACATTAAATACCGCTACTTTTGGCATGTGTTATCCTCCTTTCTTGCTATCTTAAGCTTTTACCGTCGATTTAACGGTAACGTAGCTGTTCTTAGGACCAGGAATGGAACCTTTGATCAGAAGCACGTTACGCTCAACGTCGATCTTAACAACTTCGAGACCTTGAATCGTAACTGTCTCGGAACCCATGTGACCTGGCAGGTTCTTACCTTTTGGTACACGGTTCGCTTGGATGGAACCCATCGAACCTGGACCGCGGTGATAACGGGAACCGTGAGCCATAGGACCTCTGGACTGGTTATGTCTCTTGATAACACCCTGGAACCCTTTACCTTTGGAAGTACCCGTTACATCAACGAATTCACCTTCAGCAAACACGTCAGCTTTGATTTCCTGGCCAACTTCGTACTCGGAAATCGCAACACCGCGAAGCTCTTTAACGTAGCGCTTAGGTGTTGTGCCTGCTTTCTTAGCGTGGCCCAACTCCGGTTTGTTTGCGTTTTGTTCTTTCTTATCGGCAAAACCGATTTGGATGGCCTCGTACCCGTCGTTCTCAACATCCTTCTTTTGCAGCACTGTGCAAGGACCTGCTTGAACAACTGTTACTGGTACAACCAATCCTTCGGGAGTAAACACTTGAGTCATCCCAAGTTTCTTACCTAAGATACCTTTAGTCATCGTTGACACCTCTTTTCCTCTCTTGCTTTGCTCTAGTTATTCACATTGTATATTACAGTTTGATTTCGATGTCCACACCGGACGGCAGATCCAGACGCATCAGAGCATCAACGGTTTGCGGCGTCGGATTGACGATATCGATCAAACGCTTATGCGTACGCATCTCGAATTGCTCGCGCGAATCTTTGTACTTGTGTACCGCACGGAGAATGGTAATGATCTGCTTCTCAGTTGGAAGCGGGATCGGACCAGAAACTCCAGCACCGGAACGCTTGGCTGTATCCACGATTTTCTCTGCGGATTGATCCAGAACTCTGTGATCATAAGCCTTCAAACGAATACGAATCTTTTGCTTTGCCATAGTATTCCCTCCTTTTATCGCCCAATTTAGTATCGGACATACTCCGTGAAAATCTCCTGACTCCGTCCCTATGGCAAAGGGGCCGGGTGTGTCAGCAACCTCTCACTTCATCGCAACGTCTCAGACCAACGTTCACTATTATATTAAATCTAGAAGAGAAAAGCAAGTAAAAAATGCACGCTTGCCCAAAATAAAATAAAAGCCCTTCATCCTAAGGATAAAGGGCTTTTATGCAAGCTAAATTACTTGCTGATGGAAGCAACCGCGCCTGCACCAACTGTACGGCCGCCTTCGCGGATAGCGAAGCGAGTGCCTTCCTCGATAGCGATCGGGGAGATCAGCTCAACCGTTACAGTGATGTTGTCGCCTGGCATAACCATCTCGGAACCTTCAGGCAGGTTGATGATGCCTGTTACGTCCGTTGTGCGGAAGTAGAACTGTGGACGGTAGCCAGTGAAGAAAGGCTTGTGACGGCCACCTTCTTCTTTAGTCAGGACGTAGATTTGTGCGGAAAAGTTCGTGTGAGGCTTAACCGAACCCGGCTTCGCCAGAACTTGACCACGCTCGATGTCCTTACGGTCTACACCACGAAGCAGTGCGCCGATGTTGTCGCCGGCTTGAGCGGAGTCCAGAAGCTTACGGAACATCTCAACGCCTGTAACAACGGACTTGCGAGTTTCTTCAGCCAGACCGATGATTTCGATCTCGTCGCCGACTTTGATAACGCCACGCTCTACACGACCTGTAGCAACGGTACCACGACCAGTGATCGTGAATACGTCCTCGACAGGCATAAGGAAAGGCTTGTCCGTGTCGCGCTCTGGAGTTGGGATGTAAGTGTCGATCTGTTCGAACAGTTCAACGATCTTCTCAGCCCAAGGACCATCTGGGTTTTGCAGCGCTTCACGAGCTGCACCACGGATGATTGGAGTGTCGTCGCCTGGGAACTCATACTCGTTCAGCAGGTCGCGAACTTCCATTTCAACGAGCTCGAGGAGCTCTTCGTCTTCAACCATATCACACTTGTTGAGGAATACAACGATGTATGGTACGCCTACTTGACGGGAGAGCAGGATGTGCTCACGAGTTTGTGGCATAGGGCCGTCAGCTGCGGATACTACGAGGATCGCGCCGTCCATTTGTGCTGCGCCGGTGATCATGTTTTTAACATAGTCGGCGTGGCCTGGGCAGTCAACGTGTGCGTAGTGACGGTTAGGTGTTTCGTATTCAACGTGTGCAGTGGAGATTGTGATACCACGCTCGCGCTCTTCTGGTGCTTTGTCGATTTGGTCGAATGCTACAGCTGCACCGCCGTATTTCTTGGACAGAACAGTTGTGATTGCAGCCGTCAGGGTAGTTTTACCGTGGTCGACGTGACCGATAGTACCAATGTTAACGTGCGGCTTATTACGTTCAAATTTCGCTTTTGCCATGGAAAGACAGCCTCCTTAAGTAACTAATTTATATTTAGGCACCTTTGTTCTTTGCGACGATTTCGTCAGCAATGGACTTAGGTACTTCTTCATAGTGGGAGATTTCCATCGAGTAAACGCCGCGGCCCTGTGTACGGGAACGCAGAGTTGTCGAGTAACCAAACATTTCGGAAAGAGGTACCTTCGCACGGATGATTTGGGCACCGAAACGTGCGTCCATACCTTCGATACGTCCACGACGGGAGTTAAGGTCGCCCATAACATCGCCCATGTACTCTTCAGGTACAGTTACTTCTACCTTCATGATCGGCTCAAGAAGAACTGGACGGCACTTCTCAGCCGCTGCTTTGAGAGCCATGGAGCCTGCGATTTTCGAACGCCATTTCACTGGAGTCCACATCGTGGTAGGAACCATCGACAACAGTAGCTTTGATATCCACAAGTGGGAAACCTGCGTATACGCCGTTCTTCATGGATTCTTCAATACCCGCTTGAATTGGAGCGATAAATTCTCTAGGAATCGATCCGCCCACAACCTTGCTCTCGAACTGGAAGCCAGTTCCCGGCTCAAGCGGTTGGAATTCCACCCAACAATGGCCGTACTGACCGCGACCGCCGGATTGGCGAACGAACTTGCCTTCGACCTTTGCAGCTTGTTTGAACGTCTCGCGGTATGCAACTTGCGGCTTACCTACGTTAGTCTCAACTTTGAACTCGCGAAGCATACGGTCAACAATGATCTCAAGGTGAAGCTCACCCATACCGGAGATGATCGTTTGGCCAGTTTCTTCGTCCGTGTGTGCACGGAACGTCGGATCTTCTTCGGAGAGCTTGGACAGAGCAACACCCATTTTATCTTGGTCCGCTTTGGTCTTAGGCTCAACAGCCAGTTGGATAACCGGCTCAGGGAAGTTCATCGACTCGAGAACTACAGGGTTCTTCTCATCACACAGTGTATCACCAGTTACGGTATCTTTCAAACCAACGGCAGCTGCAATATCACCAGAGTAAACGATACTGATTTCTTGACGGCTGTTCGCATGCATTTGAAGGATCCGGCCGATTCTTTCACGCTTGCCCTTAGTTGCATTCAGCACATAGGAACCGGAGTTCAGAACACCGGAATATACGCGGAAGAATGTCAGCTTACCGACAAACGGATCTGTCATGATTTTGAAGGCGAGTGCCGAGAACGGCTCATCGTCAGACGATTTACGAATAACTTCTGTGCCGTCTTCGAGTGTACCTTTGATGTCCGGTACGTCGATTGGAGCTGGAAGGTAGTCGATAACCGCGTCAAGCATCATTTGAACACCTTTGTTACGGTAGGAAGATCCGCAGATAACTGGGAAGATCTTAACGTTTACTACGCCTTGACGCAGTGCACCCTTAATCTCTTCAATAGTCAACTCTTCGCCTTCCAGGTACTTCATCATGAGCTCTTCGTCCAGTTCTGCAACCTTCTCAACGAGTTCAAGACGAAGCTCCTCCACCTTATCCTTGTACTCAGCTGGTACTTCGGATTCGATAGGGTCCTTACCCAAGTCATCCTGGTAGACATAAGCTTTGCGCTCTACCAGGTCGATTACGCCTGCGAAGTCATTCTCAGCGCCGATTGGCAGTTGGATAGCAACTGCATTGGCACCAAGCTTCTGACGCATCGATTCGATAACTTGAAGGAAGTCCGCACCGATAATGTCCATCTTATTGACGTATGCAATCCGTGGAACACTATAACGGTCCGCTTGTCTCCAAACGGTCTCGGATTGAGGCTCGACGCCTTCTTTTGCGCTGAACACACCTACGGCTCCGTCCAATACGCGCAGGGAACGTTCTACTTCAACTGTGAAGTCAACGTGACCCGGGGTGTCGATAATATTGATGCGGTGACCTTTCCATTGAGCGGTTGTAGCAGCGGAAGTAATCGTAATCCCGCGCTCCTGCTCCTGCTCCATCCAGTCCATCGTTGCAGCACCTTCGTGAACTTCACCGATCTTGTGCACGCGGCCCGTGTAGAACAGAATACGCTCGGTCGTGGTCGTCTTACCGGCATCGATATGCGCCATGATCCCGATATTGCGCGTATCTTTCAGAGAAAACTCTCTTGCCATCAGGGAATCTCCTTCCTATACATTAGGAATTTGAATTAGTATTCTACCAACGATAGTGAGCGAACGCTTTGTTGGCTTCCGCCATCTTGTGCGTATCCTCACGCTTCTTAACGGAAGCGCCAGTATTGTTGCTTGCATCGATAATCTCTTGAGCAAGTCTCTCTTCCATCGTCTTCTCACCACGAAGACGGGAGTAGTTGACGAGCCAACGCAGACCCAATGTAGTACGACGCTCTGGTCTTACTTCGATTGGCACCTGGTAGTTCGCGCCCCCCACACGGCGAGCTTTGACTTCAAGAACCGGCATAATGTTCTTAATTGCTTGTTCGAACACTTCCATTGGATCTTTGCCGGTACGCTCTTGAATGAGGTTGAAGGCGTTATAAAGAATAGCTTGCGCTACCCCCTTCTTCCCGTCATACATGATACGGTTGACCAGGCGAGTAACCAACTTGCTGTTATACACCGGATCGGGCAATACGTCTCTGCGAGTAACTGGACCTTTACGAGGCATAGTTATCCCCCTTTCTCAAAAAATCATTCTGATTTTGATAGATTATTACTTCTTCACTTTCGGACGCTTCGCGCCGTACTTGGAACGAGCTTGCTTACGGTTGTTCACGCCTGCTGTATCCAGCGCACCACGAACGATGTGGTAACGTACACCCGGAAGGTCCTTTACACGACCGCCGCGGATCAGTACTACGCTGTGCTCTTGCAGGTTGTGTCCGATACCCGGAATATAAGCTGTAACTTCAACACGGTTAGTCAGACGAACACGCGCATACTTACGAAGAGCGGAGTTCGGCTTCTTTGGCGTCATCGTACCTACACGAGTACACACACCGCGTTTTTGTGGCGAGCTGATATCCGTCGATTCTCTTTTCAAAGCATTGAAGCCTTTTTGGAGAGCCGGGGATTTGGATTTTACAACTTTTGCTTCCCGTCCTTTACGAACGAGTTGGTTGATTGTTGGCATTTTGGCCACCTCCTTCAATGGGATAATTCATGAATTTCAAGTCCACAGATCCAGGCGAATCGTAAATGAACAAATGAAAAGTTTTTGCCTTTGAAATTCGCTTCTCAGACAAAAACATTAGTCGTTCACTACGGCCGCTACCGCGGCGCCCACTTCGATTCCACACGCTTTACCTAACAACTTCATGGAGTCCACGTATGTTACATTAACCCCCATTTTCTTGCAAAGGTTAACCATTTTTATCGTTATTCGCGGATCTGCATCTTTGGCTACAAAGACTTCCAAGGCCTTGCCTTGTTCAACCGTCTTCGTCGCTTGCTTGTTGCCTATCGACAGCTTCGCAGCCTGCTTCACTTTATCATAAGACATGAGTCATATCCTCCAAAGCAGAACAGGTCAGGAACCATGTGTTTTGGCACACTTGGATATATTATCACTTCACCCAGACCGTGTCAAGAAAGGATCGCTTGCCTTTTCAAAGATTTTTGATAACCTTCTCCAAGGCAAGCGGACTTCCCTTACTCTACCGTTACTGCTTCCGCCTCGGTTACTTCTTCATCGAGCGGCTCAGCATTAGGATCCGTGATCCGGATATTGCGGTATCTCGACATCCCTGTACCGGCCGGGATCAGTTTCCCGATAATGACGTTCTCTTTGAGACCCAGCAGCTGGTCTACCTTACCCTTAATAGCGGCATCCGTCAGGACACGTGTCGTCTCCTGGAAGGAAGCGGCCGACAGGAAGGAGTCGGTCTCCAGCGATGCTTTGGTAATACCGAGAAGAACCGGCTTGGCGACCGCAGGCTCCTCGCCTGCAAAGAGCGCCACCTTGTTGGCTTCCTCGTATTCATGCATATCAACGAAGGAGCCAGGAAGCAGCGTTGTATTCCCCGCATCTACGATACGGATCTTACGCAGCATCTGACGGATCATAACTTCCACGTGCTTATCGTTGATTTCTACGCCCTGGTTACGGTATACGCGCTGAACTTCCTGCAGAATGTAGTTCTGAACGCCCCGGATGCCTTTGATGCGCAGCATTTCTTTCGGGTCGATGGAACCTTCCGTCAGCTCATCCCCTGCTTCCACGTTCTGGCCGAGGGTAACACGAATACGCGAGCCGTAAGGAACGTTGTAAGTCTTGGATTCCGCTTCGCCTTGAACTTCGATTTCTCTGCGGTCTTTTGCTTCGCGAATTTCTTTTACCACACCGTCGATCTCGGTGATGATCGCTTGACCCTTCGGATTACGGGCTTCGAACAGCTCCTGGATCCGCGGCAAACCTTGCGTGATATCATCCCCTGCTACGCCCCCTGTATGGAACGTACGCATTGTCAGCTGGGTTCCCGGTTCCCCGATGGATTGGGCTGCAATAATACCTACAGCTTCCCCGATTTCGACGAACTGGCCCGTTGCCAGGTTACGACCGTAGCACTTTTTGCATACGCCGTGCTTGGAGCGGCAGCTGAGTACGGAGCGGATCTGAAGCTTGGTAATGCCTGCCGCGATAATCTGATCAGCAACCGTAGAATCGATCAGTTCGTTGCGGTTCACAATGATATCGCCGGTTTCCGGATGACGTACGGTCTCGAAGGAATAACGGCCTTCAATACGGTCATAGAGATCCTCAATAACCTCTTTGCCGTCCTGAATCCGGGATACGAGGAAGCCTTTGTCCGTACCGCAATCTTCATCACGTACGATAACGTCCTGGGCCACGTCAACGAGACGACGGGTCAAGTAACCCGAGTCCGCTGTACGAAGCGCCGTATCGGCGAGACCTTTACGGGCACCGTGCGTCGAGATGAAGTACTCGAGTACCGTCAGGCCTTCACGGAAGTTCGACTTGATCGGGAGCTCGATGATTTTACCGGACGGGTTCGCCATGAGACCACGCATACCGCCCAGCTGGGTGATCTGCGATTTGTTACCCCGCGCTTTGGATTCCACCATCATGTTGATGGAATTGTACTTGTCGAGGGATCTCATCAGGATATCCGTCAGTTCATCCTTCGCTTTGCTCCAGATGGCAATAACACGGTCATAACGCTCGTCGTCCGTAATGAGACCACGGCGGTATTGGTTCGTTACCACGCTGACCTTCTCATCGGACTCCTGCATGATCTTCGTCTTCTCTTGCGGTACGACAACGTCCGCAACGGCAATCGTAATCCCCGCACGCGTGGAATACGTAAAGCCCAGCTGCTTGATATCATCCAGGATAATCGATGTTTGGGTCGTGTGATATTTGCGGAAGCACTCCGCAATGATCGTCCCCAGGTAATCCTTGCCCACAGCTTTGGTTTCGGGCAGTTCATCCATTGCTTTACGGATGTCCTGGCCCTTACCGAATACGAAGTAGTTATCAGACGGACCGTTCAGGAGGTTCGCCTTGGTTGCTTCGTTAATGTATGGGAAGTCCTTCGGATAGATTTCGTTGAAAATAATCTTACCGATGGTGGTAACGAGCATAGCTTCCTGCTGCTCAGGCGTAAAGCTTTCCTTGCCAAGCGCTCTGGCAGGGATGGCTACACGAGCATGAAGCGCAGCATCTCCACGGTGATAAAGAGATACGGCTTCCGCTACGGTGCGCAGGATCGTACCCGAACCTTTGGCATTCTTGTTCTCGGTCGTCAGGTAGAACGATCCGAGGACCATATCCTGCGAAGGTGTAACGACAGGCTTGCCGTCCTTCGGGTTCAAGATGTTGCCGGCAGCCAGCATCAGCAGGCGCGCTTCAGCTTGAGCTTCGGCAGACAGCGGCACGTGAACGGCCATCTGGTCGCCGTCGAAGTCAGCGTTGTAAGCCGTACATACGAGCGGATGCAGTTTGATCGCACGGCCTTCGACCAGGATCGGTTCGAATGCCTGAATCCCAAGACGGTGAAGCGTAGGGGCACGGTTCAGAAGGACTGGATGCTCCTTAATGACTTCTTCAAGCACATCCCAAACTTCTGGAGAGACTCTCTCTACCTTGCGCTTCGCGCTCTTTATGTTGTGGGCGAGGCCCTTATTAACAAGCTCCTTCATGACGAACGGCTTGAAGAGTTCCAGTGCCATCTCTTTCGGAAGTCCGCACTGATACATTCTCAAGCTGGGTCCTACTACGATAACCGAACGGCCCGAGTAGTCTACACGCTTACCCAGAAGGTTCTGACGGAAACGTCCCTGCTTACCCTTCAGCATGTGGCTGAGAGATTTGAGCGGTCGGTTGCCCGGTCCGGTGACCGGACGGCCGCGGCGGCCGTTGTCAATCAGAGCATCAACGGCTTCCTGAAGCATACGCTTCTCGTTCTGCACGATAATATCCGGCGCTCCGAGGTCCAGAAGACGCTTCAGACGGTTGTTCCGGTTGATTACGCGGCGGTACAGGTCATTCAGGTCGGACGTCGCAAAACGGCCGCCGTCGAGCTGTACCATCGGACGCAGTTCCGGCGGAATGACCGGGAGGACATCAAGCACCATCCACTCCGGCATGTTCTTGGAGTTACGGAATGCTTCCATAACCTCAAGACGCTTGATCGCACGGTTGCGGCGCTGGCCTTGAGCCGTCTTCAGCTCTTCCTTCAGCATCTCGACTTCCTTCTCGATGTCGATGTCCTGAAGAAGCTTCTTGACAGCCTCTGCTCCCATGCCTGCCTGGAACGCATACCCATACTTCTCGCGGTAGCTGCGGTACTCCTTCTCGGAGAGCAGCTGCTTCTTCTCGAGCGGCGTATCACCTGGATCGGTAACCACGTAGGATGCAAAATAAATAATCTCTTCGAGCGAGCGCGGGGACATATCCAGAGCCAGACCCATCCGGCTCGGGATGCCCTTGAAGTACCAGATATGGGACACCGGTGCGGCGAGCTCGATATGGCCCATACGCTCACGGCGTACCTTCTGGCGGGTAACTTCTACGCCGCAGCGGTCGCAAACGACACCTTTGTAACGGACACGCTTGTATTTACCGCAGTGACATTCCCAGTCCTTCGTAGGCCCGAAGATTTTCTCGCAGAACAGGCCTTCTTTCTCAGGCTTCAGCGTTCTATAGTTAATCGTCTCCGGCTTCTTGACTTCACCTCTGGACCACGAACGGATCTTATCCGGAGATGCCAAACCGATTTTCATGTACTCAAAATTGTTGACGTCGATCAAGGAGCAACCCTCCTCCAAGTTTTGTGCAACAAAACTACATCGGAAGCATCCGTTGTAACAATGTGCTGTCTATGTGCGGCTTACACCATTGCATTACGTCATTGTGACAGATGGGTGTTACTCCACACCCATCTCGGCGCCTTCCAGATTGAGGTTCAATTTGTCGCTTGTGACCTCATCGTCGTCGTCCATTTCCTTCATTTCGATTTCTTCTTCGTTCTCGGACAAGATCTTAACATCCATACCCAAGCTTTGAAGCTCTTTGATCAATACTTTGAAGGACTCCGGCACGCCCGGCTCCGGTACATTCTCACCCTTGACGATCGACTCGTACGTTTTGACACGGCCAACCACGTCGTCGGATTTTACCGTCAGGATCTCCTGCAGCGTATAAGCGGCGCCATAGGCCTCAAGCGCCCATACTTCCATCTCGCCGAAACGCTGGCCGCCGAACTGCGCTTTACCACCCAGCGGCTGCTGAGTAACGAGCGAGTAAGGACCTGTGGAACGGGCATGGATCTTATCGTCGACCATGTGCGCCAGCTTGATCATGTACATGACGCCAACCGTCACTTCACGCTCAAACGGATCACCGGTACGTCCGTCATAAAGAAGAGTCTTACCATTACGCTGCATGCCTGCTTCTTCCATCGTATCGAATACGTCATACTCACGCGCACCGTCGAATACCGGTGTGGCCGTATGAATACCCAGATACTTGGCCGCCATCCCCAAGTGAACCTCGAGCACCTGGCCGATGTTCATCCGCGACGGAACGCCGAGCGGGTTCAGCACGACTTGGACCGGCGTACCATCCGGCAGGAACGGCATGTCCTCTTCAGGAAGAATACGGGCGATAACCCCTTTGTTACCGTGACGACCTGCCATCTTATCGCCCTCGGAGATCTTACGCTTCTGAGCGATGTAGACGCGCACCAGCTGATTTACGCCCGGAGGGAGTTCATCGCCGTTTTCGCGGGTAAATACTTTTACGTCCACTACGATCCCGTCCGTACCGTGAGGTACACGGAGGGAAGTATCACGAACCTCGCGTGCCTTCTCACCGAAGATCGCATGAAGCAGCCGTTCTTCCGCCGTCAGCTCCGTTACACCTTTTGGCGTTACTTTACCGACGAGAATGTCGCCTGCGGCAATCTCGGCACCCACACGGATGATGCCGCGCTCATCGAGATTCTTCAGCGCGTCTTCACCGACGTTCGGAATGTCGCGGGTAATCTCTTCCGGTCCAAGCTTCGTATCCCGCGCTTCGGACTCGTATTCCTCGATGTGAATCGAAGTATAGACGTCCTCTTTCACGAGTTTCTCACTCAGCAGGATGGCATCCTCGTAGTTGTACCCTTCCCAAGTCATGAAGGCAACGACTACGTTGCGACCCAGCGCCAGCTCGCCCATCTCGGTGGAAGGACCGTCAGCGAGAATATCGCCTACGCGAACCTGTTCCCCTTTGTGGCAGATCGGTCGCTGATTGATGCACGTTCCCTGGTTGGAACGAAGGAACTTGTGAAGCTTATGTTTAACGAGGTCTCCGTTCACCAGCTTACCGTCAACCATCTCCTGACGGCGAACCCAGATCTCATTGGCCGATACACGTTCAACCACACCATTGACCTTGGATACGATACATACACCGGAGTCCTTAGCC containing:
- the rpoC gene encoding DNA-directed RNA polymerase subunit beta', encoding MIDVNNFEYMKIGLASPDKIRSWSRGEVKKPETINYRTLKPEKEGLFCEKIFGPTKDWECHCGKYKRVRYKGVVCDRCGVEVTRQKVRRERMGHIELAAPVSHIWYFKGIPSRMGLALDMSPRSLEEIIYFASYVVTDPGDTPLEKKQLLSEKEYRSYREKYGYAFQAGMGAEAVKKLLQDIDIEKEVEMLKEELKTAQGQRRNRAIKRLEVMEAFRNSKNMPEWMVLDVLPVIPPELRPMVQLDGGRFATSDLNDLYRRVINRNNRLKRLLDLGAPDIIVQNEKRMLQEAVDALIDNGRRGRPVTGPGNRPLKSLSHMLKGKQGRFRQNLLGKRVDYSGRSVIVVGPSLRMYQCGLPKEMALELFKPFVMKELVNKGLAHNIKSAKRKVERVSPEVWDVLEEVIKEHPVLLNRAPTLHRLGIQAFEPILVEGRAIKLHPLVCTAYNADFDGDQMAVHVPLSAEAQAEARLLMLAAGNILNPKDGKPVVTPSQDMVLGSFYLTTENKNAKGSGTILRTVAEAVSLYHRGDAALHARVAIPARALGKESFTPEQQEAMLVTTIGKIIFNEIYPKDFPYINEATKANLLNGPSDNYFVFGKGQDIRKAMDELPETKAVGKDYLGTIIAECFRKYHTTQTSIILDDIKQLGFTYSTRAGITIAVADVVVPQEKTKIMQESDEKVSVVTNQYRRGLITDDERYDRVIAIWSKAKDELTDILMRSLDKYNSINMMVESKARGNKSQITQLGGMRGLMANPSGKIIELPIKSNFREGLTVLEYFISTHGARKGLADTALRTADSGYLTRRLVDVAQDVIVRDEDCGTDKGFLVSRIQDGKEVIEDLYDRIEGRYSFETVRHPETGDIIVNRNELIDSTVADQIIAAGITKLQIRSVLSCRSKHGVCKKCYGRNLATGQFVEIGEAVGIIAAQSIGEPGTQLTMRTFHTGGVAGDDITQGLPRIQELFEARNPKGQAIITEIDGVVKEIREAKDRREIEVQGEAESKTYNVPYGSRIRVTLGQNVEAGDELTEGSIDPKEMLRIKGIRGVQNYILQEVQRVYRNQGVEINDKHVEVMIRQMLRKIRIVDAGNTTLLPGSFVDMHEYEEANKVALFAGEEPAVAKPVLLGITKASLETDSFLSAASFQETTRVLTDAAIKGKVDQLLGLKENVIIGKLIPAGTGMSRYRNIRITDPNAEPLDEEVTEAEAVTVE